AGGAGTCTGTGTTTAAGCTAGATATTCCTAAGGAGGTGTCCTTACCAAATGGAAATACCACACCAGTAACACACACTGGTTCATGCAGCTTGTCAACTAGAAGCCTTATTACTAATGTGTTTCACATACCAGAGTTCAAATATAATCTGATGTCCGTCAGCAAACTAACAAAGGAATTAGGATGCTCAGTCTCCTTCTTTCCTGACTTTTGTGTTTTCCAGGAGCTTTACACTGGAAAGGTGAAGGAAGTTGGTAAAGAAGAGGGCGGCTTGTATCTGCTGTGGAGGCAGTTATCTCAAAGCAACAATAAGGAGTCTGCTCTGGCTGTTGATTCTTCTCATGTCACTGAAGTAGAGTTATGGCATCAAAGGCTTGGCCATGTCTCCACAACAATACTTGCAAAAATGTTTACTCTGACTAAACACACTATGTGTCAAGTTTCTAAGTGTCTAGTTTGTCCAATGGCAAAACAAACCAGGTCTACTTTTCCTTCTAGTAGTATCAAAAGTACTGACTGCTTTGAATTGTTACATGTTGATCTTTGGGGGCCTTACAATACAGCTACTTTTGATGGCAacaaatattttcttacaatagttgatgatttttcaagGATGACCTGGTTATTCTTGCTTAAACAAAAATCAGATGTTTGTGTATCACTTCCAATATTTCTGAAGTATGTTCAGACTCAGTTTGAGAAAGCTGTCAAAGTCATAAGAACTGATAATGGTACAGAATTTGTTAATTCAGTTTGTGCTAATCTGTTTAAAGAACTAGGTGTCATACATCAAAAATCTTGTCCCTACACTCCTCAGCAAAATGGTGTTGCTGAAAGAAAACATAGACATTTACTTGAAGTCACAAGAGCACTAAGATTTCAAGGTAAAATTCCTATTAAATTCTGGGGTCACTGTGTCCTAGCTGCTTCCTATCTTATTAACAGACTTCCTAGCAGTGTGCTTGGGTTTAAATCTCCTTATGAAAAACTATATGGTGTAAAACCTGGTCTTTCCCACTTGAGGACATTGGGCTGCTTGGTTTTTGCAAAAAATCTCACTGAGCATGATAAACTCCTGCCCAGATCAAGGTCTGCTGTCCACATGGGCTACTCTGAAGTGCAGAAAGGCTACATATTATTTGATTTGCTTAACAGGTCTTTCTTTGTGAGTAGAGATGTTCTCTTTAGGGAAGATATCTTCCCATTTGCCACAGATGACAGGTCTACACATCAGAGGTTGTTTGTTGATACTCTTTATGATTCAGTTATCCCTGCATTGGCTCCTGTACTCTCATCAATTCCTGACCAGGCTGCTGTCTCACCAATTCCTGCTCAGCCTTCTATACATGCAGATGTTGAGCAAGCTGAAGTGCATCTGCAGGTTGCTCCAATTGTTCATGAAGAGCCTCCTGCAGTAGTTTCTCAGCTTACTAGAAAGTCAACAAGATCTAAACAATCCCCTGCCTGGTTGAAGGATTTTGTCTCTTTCAACACACTTCAAGATGTCCCTTATCCTATATCTAACTATGTCTCCTATTCTCATCTATCCCCTTCTTATCAATGTTACATTGCAGCTACATCCACTGTGGCAGAACCTGCCAGCTATGCTGAAGCAATCAAAGATCCTAGGTGGATTGAGGCCATGAAGGCAGAGATCCAAGCCCTGGAGAGCAATCATACCTGGGAGATTACTCCACTCCCTGCAGGCAAGAAAGCTATTGGATGCAGGTGGGTTTTCAAAGTCAAATACAAATCCACAGGTGAGATAGACAGATTTAAGGCCAGGCTAGTTGCAAAGGGGTATAGCCAGCAGGAAGGAATTGATTACACAGAGACTTTCTCTCCAGTGGTTAAGATGGTGACAGTGAGGACTGTTTTATCTATTGCAGCAGCCAACCAATGGCACATTCATCAGATGGATGTTTTTAATGCTTTCCTACATGGAGACTTATTAGATGAAATCTACATGCAGCTTCCTCAGGGTTTTGTCAGTCAAGGGGAGAATGTGTGTAGACTGACAAAGTCTTTGTATGGTCTCAAGCAAGCCCCAAGACAGTGGAATCAAAAACTCACTGAAGCCCTCCTAAGACTGAAGTTTACACAGAGTCAATATGACCACTCTCTGTTCATAAACAAATCATCAGAAGGAGTTGCTATAGTACTGGTGTATGTAGATGACATGCTGATCACTGGCAGCAGCTTGAAGCTAATAGAAGGAACTAAGAAAGCCTTACAAAAGGCCTTCaagatgaaagacttaggggagCTTAAATACTTCCTTGGAATTGAGTTTACAAGGTCCACAAAAGGAATACTTATGCATCAGAGAAAGTATACACTTGAACTCATAGCAGGAGTGGGAATGTCAGCAGCTAAACCAGCAAGCACCCCAATGGATGCAAATATCAAATTGACATCCAAACAGTATGATGAACATATGAACAAGAATCAAGAGGAATCAGATGATCCCCTGACAGATCAATCAGCATATCAAAGGCTTATAGGTAAGCTACTGTATCTCAACATGACAAGGCCAGACATATCCTTCAGTACTCAGACACTGAGTCAATTCTTAAATCAACCCAAAAAATCTCACATGGATGCTGCACTAAGAATAGTCAGATATCTAAAAAGACAACCTGGACAGGGCATACTGCTCTCAAGTCACTCAAACAACCAGGTTAGTGCATATTGTGATGCAGATTGGGCTGCTTGCCCTCTAACCAGGAAGTCAGTCACTGGCTACATGATAAAAATTGGAGAGTCATTGATATCATGGAAGGCTAAGAAGCAATCCACAGTGTCAAGAAGCTCAGCTGAATCTGAATATAGAAGCATGGCCTCAACTGTGTCAGAGTTGGTCTGGCTACTGGGTTTGTTAAAAGAAGTAGGAGCTGAAGTTGAAATGCCAGTACAGGTGTATAGTGATAGTAAAGCTGCGATTCAGATTGCTGCCAATCCAGTGTATCATGAGAGAACCAAGCATATAGAAATAGATTGTCACTTTATTAGAGAAAGGCTGCAACAAGGCTTAATTCAAGTACACTATCTCCCAACTCAACAGCAGCCAGCAGACATACTAACCAAAGGTTTGCCTAAAGCTCAGCATGAATATCTCTTATCCAAGCTAGGGGTGTTGAACATATTTACACCAcctagcttgaaggggagtgttATAAGTGAAGGAGTATGAGCTAGGGGCATTTCTGTCTTTGCTATTATCTGTTAAGACCAATTAGTTAGTTAATCAGTTGAGTTTGTTGTAACTGATTAGTTGTTAATATTCTGTTGTGAGTATTGTgtattaatatatatacactGATGTGTAATGAGTCACCAATAACAGAATAAtgaaaaagatattttcatctCTCTCTTCTCCacatttctcttcttcttcttcgtctcACTTCTCTCTTCTCACTTTGTTTTTCTCTGAGCTTTCTCTGAGCTAAATATGCTTTGACAAAGCAGTCTAAGCTAAGATTAAGCTTAGAATAAGTTTGTTCAGAGAGGCGATCAAATTCTAAATTATTTAGGCGACAACTTTGCTTTGTTTCGATGTTACGTTGAACAAGATAAATGTCCATACATACATAATGATAAGATGATTTACGAATatcatgaaaaaaagaaaattcaattacGCATAATTAACATAGACGAAAGagtaaataacataaaataaaatgctTAACTTTGAGTTGTTTATTCGAAAatatattctttaaaataatatctaaatgtTGATACACTTAAGTTTTAAGCAAGAGAATGAAATGAGTTTTCTAACATTGTCCTTAGAATTTTCGAAAACAACCGTTTTATATTCACTTTCTTCATCAAAATCTATGGCTACAATTGTCAATTCATAAGTGGTGCCATCGTTATCAACTTGAAATCTTCCATTCAACACCCTCTCAAGTGTCAATTCAACatcttttgatatgatattttcacTATTTACTGCAAATTTTGCAATGTCCACCACTTTAGGATCGTTTGGATCTTTGATAGTTTGCCAATCACCATTTGATACAGACAGATCTAGAGTATTCATTACATTTTCGAACGAATTCTGTAATTTTTGATCATCGGTCATAGCAAAAACATGACAGAAAATGGAAGCAATTACTATCATCATCGAAAGAGTCAGAAGAGAATTTGATTTAAAAGC
This Solanum dulcamara chromosome 1, daSolDulc1.2, whole genome shotgun sequence DNA region includes the following protein-coding sequences:
- the LOC129884860 gene encoding cysteine proteinase inhibitor 4-like yields the protein MAFKSNSLLTLSMMIVIASIFCHVFAMTDDQKLQNSFENVMNTLDLSVSNGDWQTIKDPNDPKVVDIAKFAVNSENIISKDVELTLERVLNGRFQVDNDGTTYELTIVAIDFDEESEYKTVVFENSKDNVRKLISFSCLKLKCINI